Proteins encoded in a region of the Geovibrio ferrireducens genome:
- a CDS encoding HD domain-containing phosphohydrolase — protein sequence MKKYTFTVSILSLFSAMTLVLTFFLISNFYFRGMDHAYKLTESKIIEVNKNITDSLSGSLRNTGDKLSVLANITENPKILENTDIFTRIMWEQLRADKNLSSIYIADHEGNFIQIRRDPELALRILNKKAGADTYQYKNNDFLSTSFRTSAADYDPRTRNWFLGASGTKKIHWSEPYFFASTGKPGITISAAALDEKGDVIYVCGADYTLDTLSELLKTKTGLINGRLFLFSSEQEIIAASFDYKNKHDTLRKIGDLGSEGLSAVFESAVNGRITGTTAEKNDKEYVYVITPVPGSIGNKWFLASMVNKESIIENINQTLLITIAISVIIMGIIYFPVSYIIRRMFINPIDRLKKMTADIAEQNYSSTEIIYTRIEEFYKLSISLLNMANSIKQYEADQKKLTDSFIKIIAGAIDAKSPYTGGHCERVPVIAEMLIKAANDSSEGSMKSFSLKNEEEWREFKIAAWLHDCGKVVTPEYVVDKATKLETIYNRIHEVRARFEILYRDAVIEYYGKLANNSEMKTVLESELIEKHQQLRDDFAFVAECNIGGEFMDEAKSERLKAIAETTWIRHFSDRQGLSNAEKLRVKEIPETALPCTEKLLSDKPEHIIRHERLIDAAEYERLKFRVDVPENFNNSGELYNLLISRGTLNNEERFKINEHIIMTIKMLESIPFTENLRRVPEYAGTHHETLKGTGYPRRLKGGELSVPARIMAIADIYEALTACDRPYKNAKPLSEALKIMSFMAKDSHIDSELFELFLRSGVYMEYAEKYLQKSQMDNIDIERLIQQAKS from the coding sequence ATGAAGAAGTATACATTCACGGTAAGCATCCTATCCCTGTTCAGCGCCATGACCCTCGTCCTAACTTTCTTTCTTATCAGTAACTTCTATTTCAGAGGGATGGATCATGCCTATAAGCTCACTGAATCAAAAATAATTGAAGTCAATAAAAATATCACAGACTCACTCAGCGGAAGCCTGCGCAACACGGGAGACAAACTTTCTGTTCTGGCAAATATTACAGAAAATCCCAAAATCCTTGAAAATACGGATATTTTTACCCGCATAATGTGGGAGCAGCTCAGAGCCGATAAAAACCTCTCCAGTATTTATATTGCGGATCATGAAGGAAATTTTATTCAAATCAGACGGGATCCTGAACTTGCTCTGCGGATCCTGAACAAAAAAGCAGGAGCAGATACTTACCAATATAAAAATAATGATTTCCTGAGCACCTCTTTCAGAACCTCAGCCGCAGACTATGATCCCAGAACCAGAAACTGGTTTCTAGGGGCTTCCGGAACAAAAAAGATTCACTGGTCCGAACCTTATTTCTTTGCATCCACAGGTAAACCGGGCATAACAATATCGGCTGCCGCGCTGGATGAAAAGGGAGATGTAATATACGTCTGCGGAGCTGACTACACACTGGACACCCTGTCTGAACTGCTTAAAACCAAAACAGGTCTGATAAACGGAAGACTGTTTCTTTTCAGCAGCGAACAGGAAATAATAGCGGCCTCGTTTGACTATAAAAACAAACATGACACCCTTCGTAAGATTGGCGACCTCGGCTCTGAGGGGCTTTCCGCTGTGTTTGAGTCAGCGGTAAATGGAAGAATAACAGGTACAACGGCTGAAAAAAACGATAAAGAATATGTTTATGTCATAACCCCGGTTCCCGGAAGCATAGGGAACAAATGGTTTCTGGCCTCAATGGTCAACAAAGAGTCCATAATCGAAAACATCAATCAGACGCTACTTATAACAATCGCCATTTCTGTCATAATAATGGGTATAATCTATTTCCCTGTATCGTACATTATCAGAAGAATGTTCATCAATCCGATTGACAGGCTTAAAAAAATGACCGCTGACATTGCAGAGCAGAATTACAGCAGCACAGAAATAATCTACACCCGCATAGAGGAGTTTTATAAGCTGTCAATATCTCTCCTGAACATGGCAAACTCAATTAAGCAGTACGAAGCTGACCAGAAAAAGCTCACGGATTCGTTCATAAAGATAATTGCCGGGGCAATAGATGCTAAGTCGCCATATACCGGAGGTCACTGTGAAAGAGTGCCCGTAATTGCCGAAATGCTTATAAAAGCGGCGAATGACAGCAGCGAAGGCAGCATGAAATCCTTTTCCCTCAAGAACGAGGAGGAATGGAGGGAGTTCAAGATCGCCGCATGGCTTCACGACTGCGGCAAGGTCGTAACACCGGAGTATGTGGTGGACAAAGCTACTAAGCTGGAAACCATATACAACAGAATACACGAAGTCAGAGCCAGATTTGAAATCCTCTACCGCGATGCGGTCATAGAATATTACGGGAAACTCGCAAATAATTCTGAAATGAAAACAGTTCTGGAATCGGAGCTTATTGAAAAACATCAGCAGCTTAGAGATGATTTCGCCTTTGTGGCCGAATGCAACATAGGCGGCGAATTTATGGACGAAGCAAAATCGGAAAGACTCAAGGCAATAGCTGAAACAACATGGATAAGGCATTTCAGCGACAGACAGGGACTGAGCAATGCTGAGAAGCTCCGTGTAAAAGAAATACCGGAGACTGCCCTGCCCTGCACGGAAAAGCTCCTTTCCGATAAACCGGAGCATATAATCAGGCATGAGCGGCTCATTGACGCGGCTGAGTATGAAAGGCTGAAATTCAGGGTGGATGTCCCGGAAAACTTCAATAACAGCGGTGAGCTTTATAACCTGCTGATAAGCAGGGGAACGCTGAACAACGAAGAAAGATTCAAGATCAACGAGCATATCATAATGACAATAAAAATGCTGGAGAGCATTCCGTTCACCGAGAATCTCAGGCGTGTTCCCGAATACGCAGGTACTCACCATGAAACTCTCAAAGGCACAGGCTACCCCAGAAGGCTTAAAGGCGGAGAACTGTCAGTACCTGCCCGGATTATGGCGATAGCAGATATTTATGAGGCTCTCACCGCCTGTGACAGACCTTACAAAAATGCCAAACCTCTGTCAGAGGCGCTGAAAATAATGAGCTTCATGGCGAAAGACAGCCATATTGATTCAGAGTTGTTTGAGCTTTTTCTCAGAAGCGGCGTTTATATGGAATATGCCGAGAAGTATTTACAGAAAAGCCAGATGGATAATATAGACATAGAAAGACTGATACAGCAGGCAAAATCCTGA
- a CDS encoding sensor histidine kinase, with translation MEENDNLHTFFAPAQRTPHDEIVRKSREIRNAPYIAQILDSLPDTVAVLDENRQIIFANKLLLSFLGLPVQERLLGMRPGEALACRHAFVDGCPSCGTTEYCSQCGAVGAILGANLLADEIKECRIITEHGDAFDLLITTRIISVNGSEYILFIAKNIADEKRKVILERIFYHDISNLAGVIHTMSDILKDSPPPADCTEYHKILYGTSKALVEEVQSHRLLNLAESKELVTNIESADSLAIVNEAVMIYSNHSAAFNKSVAVAENAGHVIFESDKTILRRVLGNMLKNALEASLEGEQVVVGCYKEDGRAVFFVHNNGFMPKDVQLQVFQRSFSTKGKGRGLGTYSIKLLTENYLKGKVRFETCRESGTTFFAELPLSYSPF, from the coding sequence TTGGAAGAAAACGATAATCTGCATACTTTTTTTGCACCTGCGCAAAGGACTCCCCATGACGAAATAGTCAGAAAGTCAAGGGAGATCAGGAATGCTCCCTACATAGCGCAGATACTGGATTCCCTGCCGGATACCGTTGCGGTTCTGGACGAAAACAGGCAGATTATCTTCGCAAATAAGCTCCTGCTGAGTTTTCTGGGGCTTCCCGTTCAGGAAAGACTTCTCGGAATGCGCCCCGGAGAGGCTCTGGCATGCAGACACGCCTTTGTTGACGGATGCCCCTCCTGCGGAACAACTGAATACTGCTCACAATGCGGCGCCGTGGGTGCAATTCTCGGAGCGAACCTGCTTGCTGATGAAATAAAGGAATGCAGAATAATCACCGAACACGGTGACGCGTTTGATCTTCTCATCACCACAAGAATCATATCTGTTAACGGTTCTGAGTATATCCTTTTCATAGCAAAGAATATTGCTGATGAAAAACGCAAAGTGATTCTGGAAAGAATCTTTTACCACGATATATCAAACCTGGCAGGAGTGATCCACACAATGAGCGATATTCTCAAGGACTCACCTCCCCCGGCTGACTGCACCGAGTACCATAAAATCCTCTACGGCACATCAAAAGCCCTTGTGGAGGAGGTTCAGTCCCACAGGCTTCTGAACCTGGCTGAATCGAAAGAGCTGGTGACAAATATCGAAAGCGCTGACAGTCTGGCAATAGTCAACGAAGCAGTGATGATATACTCCAACCACAGTGCGGCTTTTAATAAATCTGTTGCTGTGGCTGAAAACGCAGGACACGTAATTTTTGAATCAGATAAAACCATTCTTCGCAGAGTTCTGGGAAATATGCTTAAGAATGCCCTTGAGGCCAGCCTTGAAGGTGAGCAGGTTGTTGTCGGCTGCTACAAAGAGGACGGCAGAGCGGTTTTCTTTGTCCATAATAACGGCTTCATGCCAAAGGATGTTCAGCTTCAGGTTTTCCAGCGTTCCTTTTCCACAAAAGGCAAAGGACGCGGTCTTGGCACTTACAGCATAAAACTTCTTACCGAAAACTATCTCAAAGGAAAGGTTCGCTTTGAAACATGCAGAGAAAGCGGAACTACCTTTTTTGCGGAACTGCCCCTCTCCTATTCACCCTTCTGA
- a CDS encoding ATP-binding cassette domain-containing protein, whose translation MKKAADRKFSEQTYMTDFFESFGLKIENMDTTPAEYIKNVPEEKLEDLGIDPETFFASLEAFSADFESMMNDKGMNVDSLTIVGGQDKSGNLENVQLTIHKGDIICIVGPTGSGKSRLLADIEWLADGDTPTGRRILINGEKPDLSMRYSLEHKLVAQLSQNMNFVMDLTAEEFVMMHAESRLVENPAEKTALIIEQANMLAGEKFKPDTPVTSLSGGQSRALMIADTAFLSKSPVVLVDEIENAGIDRKKALELLVKEEKLVLMATHDPILALMGSKRIVIKNGGIHEIIETTTEERSSLEALRKLDEKLLAMRNILRTGGRLNNIDDTII comes from the coding sequence ATGAAGAAAGCCGCAGACAGAAAATTTTCCGAACAGACATACATGACCGACTTTTTCGAAAGCTTCGGTCTTAAGATAGAGAACATGGACACCACTCCGGCGGAATACATAAAAAACGTGCCGGAGGAAAAGCTTGAGGATCTGGGCATAGACCCCGAAACTTTTTTTGCCTCTCTGGAAGCGTTCTCGGCAGACTTTGAATCCATGATGAACGATAAAGGGATGAATGTAGACAGCCTCACCATAGTCGGCGGGCAGGACAAAAGCGGGAACCTCGAAAATGTTCAGCTAACCATTCACAAAGGTGATATAATCTGCATAGTCGGGCCTACCGGTTCGGGCAAAAGCCGCCTTCTTGCTGATATTGAATGGCTGGCGGACGGAGACACACCCACCGGGAGGCGTATTCTGATAAACGGTGAAAAACCGGATCTGTCAATGCGCTATTCTCTGGAGCATAAGCTTGTTGCTCAGCTTTCGCAGAACATGAACTTTGTAATGGACTTAACAGCGGAAGAGTTTGTTATGATGCACGCTGAAAGCAGGCTTGTGGAGAACCCCGCTGAGAAAACAGCGCTTATAATCGAGCAGGCCAATATGCTTGCGGGGGAAAAGTTTAAGCCCGATACTCCTGTAACCTCACTCAGCGGCGGACAGTCACGCGCGCTGATGATTGCGGACACTGCCTTTCTGAGCAAGTCCCCCGTTGTCCTTGTGGATGAGATAGAAAACGCAGGGATAGACAGAAAGAAAGCTCTGGAACTGCTGGTGAAAGAGGAAAAGCTTGTCCTCATGGCCACACATGACCCTATCCTTGCTCTCATGGGCTCAAAAAGGATAGTGATCAAGAACGGCGGCATTCACGAAATAATAGAAACCACCACGGAAGAGCGCAGCAGCCTTGAGGCACTGCGAAAGCTGGATGAAAAGCTTCTGGCCATGAGAAACATCCTCAGAACAGGCGGAAGACTGAATAATATTGACGATACAATAATTTAG
- a CDS encoding GTP-binding protein — MRFITVSGPPSSGKTSVILKTIDALASRGFKTGVVKFDCLTTDDDKLYEKKGVPVKKGLSGALCPDHFFVSNVEECVRWGSDKGLDILISESAGLCNRCSPHIKDITAVCVIDNLSGVNTPKKIGPMLKSADIVIITKGDIVSQAEREVFASRVKIANPAATIMNVNGITGQGAYELSRLFSGGEEIETLKGRMLRFSMPSALCSYCLGERRIGDSYQMGNVRKMDMEE; from the coding sequence ATGAGATTTATAACAGTTTCCGGCCCGCCTTCATCGGGCAAGACATCGGTAATTCTGAAAACGATAGATGCCCTCGCCTCCAGAGGGTTTAAAACAGGCGTGGTGAAGTTTGACTGCCTCACCACTGACGATGACAAACTTTATGAGAAGAAAGGAGTGCCCGTTAAAAAGGGTCTCTCCGGCGCGCTTTGCCCTGACCATTTTTTTGTGAGCAATGTTGAGGAGTGCGTCCGCTGGGGCAGTGACAAGGGGCTTGACATACTCATAAGCGAAAGCGCAGGTCTCTGCAACAGATGCTCCCCGCACATAAAGGACATCACTGCCGTGTGCGTCATTGACAACCTCAGCGGGGTGAACACACCAAAGAAGATAGGCCCCATGCTGAAATCGGCTGATATAGTGATCATCACCAAGGGGGACATTGTGTCTCAGGCGGAAAGAGAGGTCTTCGCCTCAAGGGTAAAGATAGCGAACCCCGCAGCAACCATAATGAACGTAAACGGAATCACCGGACAGGGAGCCTACGAGCTCTCACGCCTTTTCAGCGGCGGTGAGGAGATAGAAACACTCAAAGGGCGCATGCTCAGGTTCTCCATGCCTTCCGCCCTCTGCTCATACTGCCTCGGCGAGAGGAGAATCGGCGACAGCTATCAGATGGGCAATGTGCGTAAAATGGATATGGAGGAATAA
- a CDS encoding ABC transporter substrate-binding protein yields MSFSQMTVKEIIDNHPETRDIFISNGFEQFKDDAKLNTLGKFLKLETALKNKKFDVDTFVALLEDKVNSNEAAADVTLKKTKTEGAVSMKGLLPCPVRLPILEKIDAYAESEGVSVTYKLEAASVGADWMNAEIRNAESTDSLADIYLSAGFELFFSRSFRDKLQADGSFRNLVETGINPRFTDLKLEDPRDILSIVSLVPAVFMLNLEEQGDLPEPKTWADLLRPEYENKVALPVGDFDLFNAILLNIYKEHGMEGVRKLGKCLIKSMHPAEMVKNAGKKVAGKPYITIMPYFFTKMLAGLKTVKVYFPEDGAIVSPVFMLARDKEGVRPLAQAVAGKAVGEILTQKGLFPSTHPDVQNVLPDYAPFKWIGWDFIENNDIDQVIEETMNVFKNS; encoded by the coding sequence ATGAGCTTTTCACAGATGACAGTTAAAGAGATTATCGACAACCACCCTGAAACCAGAGACATTTTCATATCAAACGGTTTTGAGCAGTTTAAGGACGATGCCAAGCTCAACACGCTCGGCAAGTTCCTCAAGCTGGAAACCGCACTGAAAAACAAGAAATTCGATGTAGATACCTTCGTGGCGCTCCTTGAGGACAAGGTGAACTCCAACGAAGCCGCTGCGGATGTTACCCTTAAAAAAACAAAAACAGAAGGAGCAGTGAGCATGAAAGGGCTTCTCCCCTGCCCTGTGCGCCTTCCCATACTTGAAAAGATAGATGCATACGCAGAGAGCGAAGGCGTTTCCGTTACTTACAAGCTGGAGGCAGCCTCTGTGGGTGCGGACTGGATGAACGCTGAAATCAGAAACGCTGAATCAACCGACTCACTGGCGGATATATACCTCTCAGCAGGGTTTGAGCTTTTTTTCAGCAGAAGCTTCCGCGATAAGCTTCAGGCAGACGGCAGCTTCAGAAACCTGGTTGAAACTGGAATAAACCCCAGATTCACAGACCTTAAGCTGGAAGACCCCAGAGATATACTCTCCATAGTGTCTCTCGTTCCTGCGGTGTTTATGCTGAACCTTGAGGAGCAGGGAGACCTGCCTGAGCCTAAAACATGGGCTGATCTCCTCCGTCCGGAATACGAAAACAAGGTGGCGCTCCCTGTAGGCGATTTCGACCTCTTTAACGCCATCCTCCTGAACATTTACAAGGAGCACGGCATGGAGGGAGTGCGGAAGCTTGGCAAATGCCTTATCAAGTCCATGCACCCGGCTGAGATGGTTAAAAACGCAGGGAAAAAAGTAGCAGGCAAACCGTACATCACCATAATGCCCTACTTCTTCACAAAAATGCTCGCCGGACTTAAAACCGTTAAGGTGTACTTCCCGGAGGACGGAGCAATTGTGAGCCCTGTTTTCATGCTGGCAAGGGATAAGGAAGGCGTCCGTCCGCTTGCTCAGGCTGTTGCGGGCAAAGCTGTCGGTGAAATCCTCACCCAGAAAGGGCTCTTCCCGTCCACACATCCTGATGTGCAGAATGTTCTGCCCGATTACGCTCCGTTTAAGTGGATCGGCTGGGATTTTATAGAAAATAATGATATTGATCAGGTAATAGAAGAAACAATGAACGTATTCAAAAATTCCTGA
- a CDS encoding TRAP transporter permease translates to MYDKLSKIEKYIFDGMALFLVLFYSYSALVVPAATQYHKGVYVFVTYILVFLVYKSKSIFFRIVDYILLALSAITVIYFMANFEALNYRTGAETQTDGIIAMIGVLIGIEVARRAVGTVFVIIGAVLLTYGVFGPYAPELLMHPGGSFMEIANTCFYKNDGVFGIMADVLATYVLLFVIFGAFLEKSGAQKFFIDLPVVLVGHRTGGPAKVAVIASALFGSISGSAIANTVSTGAFTIPLMKKVGFKPHVAGAVEPAASIGGMFMPPIMGAGGFIMAELTGIPYSKIMLIAIFPAMMYFFSVFVMVHYEAKIHNIRGEKSEESAMKIFKEGWYYILPLAVITVLMIIGYDAGLSAVVGILTCLVISWFKKETRIDLAGMIDAARKGAESSLKIGATVGVIGIIIAMLTFSGLILTFADIVIGLAEGKLWLTILLIALASLILGMGVPVTAAYLITAVVAVPALTHLGVNPIAAHMIVYWLSQDSNITPPVCIAAFAGAAIAEAHMWKTAFNSFKFAKFLYLAPFLFGYVPAFTLNGSSADIIKAFIMIAIGTWMYSYFLSFAWFYSIRNRFAPAKAV, encoded by the coding sequence GTGTACGATAAGCTTTCAAAAATTGAAAAATATATCTTTGACGGGATGGCGCTCTTCCTTGTTCTTTTCTATTCATATTCGGCGCTTGTAGTGCCCGCAGCCACCCAGTATCATAAAGGTGTGTATGTCTTTGTTACATACATACTTGTTTTCCTTGTCTACAAATCAAAAAGCATATTCTTCCGCATTGTGGATTATATTCTTTTAGCTCTGTCAGCTATTACTGTCATATATTTCATGGCTAACTTTGAAGCCCTGAACTACAGAACAGGCGCGGAAACCCAGACAGACGGAATCATAGCCATGATAGGCGTACTCATAGGAATCGAGGTTGCCCGCAGGGCGGTGGGAACAGTTTTCGTTATAATCGGTGCTGTCCTTCTTACATATGGTGTTTTCGGACCATACGCACCTGAGCTTCTCATGCATCCGGGCGGTTCGTTCATGGAAATAGCTAATACCTGTTTCTATAAAAATGACGGTGTGTTCGGAATTATGGCGGATGTTCTTGCCACATACGTGCTTCTGTTCGTTATCTTCGGAGCATTCCTTGAAAAATCCGGTGCGCAGAAATTCTTCATAGATCTTCCCGTTGTTCTGGTCGGTCACAGAACAGGCGGCCCCGCAAAGGTTGCTGTTATCGCCAGTGCGCTTTTCGGCTCTATATCAGGTAGTGCGATAGCAAACACAGTGTCAACCGGAGCCTTTACCATCCCTCTGATGAAGAAAGTCGGCTTCAAACCTCATGTGGCAGGCGCAGTTGAACCCGCAGCCTCAATAGGCGGCATGTTCATGCCCCCGATCATGGGCGCCGGCGGCTTCATCATGGCGGAACTTACGGGCATCCCCTACTCCAAAATAATGCTTATAGCTATCTTCCCCGCTATGATGTACTTTTTCAGCGTTTTCGTTATGGTGCATTATGAAGCGAAGATTCATAACATCCGCGGTGAAAAATCCGAAGAATCAGCAATGAAGATCTTCAAGGAAGGCTGGTACTATATACTCCCTCTGGCTGTTATTACAGTGCTGATGATTATAGGCTATGACGCCGGTCTTTCCGCCGTTGTGGGCATACTCACCTGCCTTGTTATAAGCTGGTTTAAGAAAGAGACGAGGATAGACCTTGCAGGAATGATTGACGCAGCCAGAAAAGGGGCGGAAAGCAGCCTTAAGATCGGGGCTACCGTGGGTGTAATAGGTATAATCATCGCCATGCTTACATTCAGCGGGCTTATACTCACCTTCGCTGACATAGTTATCGGTCTTGCGGAAGGAAAGCTCTGGCTCACCATCCTCCTGATAGCACTTGCATCACTCATCCTCGGAATGGGCGTACCCGTTACGGCTGCATACCTTATTACAGCGGTTGTTGCAGTACCCGCGCTTACCCACCTCGGCGTAAACCCAATAGCGGCGCACATGATTGTTTACTGGCTCAGCCAGGACTCAAACATAACACCGCCGGTGTGCATCGCCGCATTCGCAGGAGCAGCAATAGCGGAGGCGCATATGTGGAAAACTGCGTTTAACTCATTCAAGTTCGCAAAATTCCTCTACCTTGCGCCGTTCCTGTTCGGTTATGTACCTGCCTTTACCCTTAACGGTTCATCAGCGGACATAATCAAAGCCTTTATAATGATTGCGATAGGTACATGGATGTATTCATATTTCCTCAGCTTCGCATGGTTCTACTCAATCAGAAACAGGTTTGCACCTGCTAAAGCAGTATAA
- a CDS encoding TAXI family TRAP transporter solute-binding subunit: MKSGLFKTAFAIAALCTALIALPAAASAAMYKFSGGPSGGTFMYYANGIAQLIKTPDIRILASASNGSVENVRLVDSGRASMGVAYAGDVFLARKGELTGDTRKYENVMAIGYFYGAPAHMIVRADAKINSTADLAGKRVGVGDAGSGAASNAERYFTQLKVWDKMKPQFIGYRNAASAFGNNQLDGFWVFAGFPNSSVIEAALQTDVKIMSLWSDAQKGGLIAEYPFYSKVVIPANTYKGQTQPVETIQDGAIWVVNKDVPADVVYEMTKAVYSPEGFKHLIEIHKSAQEMSIEGGLTGIATPVHPGAAKYWKEKGVLK, encoded by the coding sequence ATGAAGTCAGGACTTTTCAAAACAGCTTTTGCTATTGCTGCGCTCTGCACGGCGCTGATAGCTCTTCCCGCTGCTGCGTCCGCAGCAATGTACAAATTTTCAGGCGGCCCCTCAGGCGGAACATTCATGTACTATGCCAACGGTATAGCACAGCTTATCAAAACACCGGACATCAGAATACTTGCCAGTGCGTCCAACGGTTCAGTTGAGAACGTTAGGCTTGTTGACTCCGGCAGAGCGAGCATGGGCGTTGCTTATGCCGGTGATGTTTTCCTTGCAAGAAAAGGAGAACTCACAGGCGATACCAGAAAGTATGAAAACGTAATGGCCATTGGCTATTTCTACGGCGCACCCGCACACATGATAGTCAGAGCAGATGCCAAAATTAACTCAACTGCTGACCTCGCAGGTAAAAGAGTGGGCGTGGGCGATGCCGGTTCAGGCGCGGCTTCCAACGCTGAGCGTTACTTCACTCAGCTTAAGGTATGGGACAAAATGAAGCCTCAGTTCATCGGCTACAGAAACGCAGCATCAGCCTTCGGCAACAACCAGCTTGACGGCTTCTGGGTATTCGCCGGCTTCCCCAACTCTTCAGTTATAGAAGCTGCTCTCCAGACAGATGTTAAAATAATGAGCCTCTGGAGCGATGCTCAGAAAGGCGGCCTCATAGCAGAATATCCCTTCTACTCCAAAGTTGTTATACCTGCAAACACTTACAAAGGCCAGACTCAGCCTGTGGAAACAATTCAGGACGGCGCTATATGGGTAGTTAACAAAGACGTACCCGCTGACGTGGTCTATGAAATGACTAAGGCAGTTTACAGCCCCGAAGGCTTCAAACACCTTATAGAAATCCACAAATCAGCTCAGGAAATGAGCATAGAAGGCGGCCTTACAGGTATAGCCACTCCTGTTCACCCCGGCGCAGCTAAATACTGGAAAGAAAAAGGCGTTCTTAAGTAA
- a CDS encoding universal stress protein → MFKPKRILVPTDFSSASRVAVNQAKEIAELCNSELVIIHVKAKEAENLPLFFLDDSKIDEINKHLDEHIDHEIEKIKNDVFKGSIVKPTVRICHGNPYDEIIKTADSMACDLIVISSKGKSALDGFFFGSITEKVARRAHCSVLISR, encoded by the coding sequence ATGTTTAAGCCGAAGAGAATACTGGTTCCGACAGATTTTTCCTCCGCATCCAGAGTTGCTGTTAATCAGGCTAAGGAAATCGCAGAGCTGTGCAACTCCGAACTTGTCATAATCCATGTCAAAGCCAAAGAAGCAGAAAACCTCCCCCTCTTTTTCCTTGATGACTCCAAGATAGATGAAATTAACAAGCACCTTGACGAACATATTGATCATGAAATAGAAAAAATAAAAAATGATGTTTTCAAAGGAAGCATAGTTAAACCGACCGTGCGTATCTGCCACGGCAACCCTTATGATGAAATCATCAAAACAGCCGACTCCATGGCTTGCGATCTGATAGTAATATCTTCCAAAGGCAAGAGTGCTTTGGACGGCTTCTTCTTCGGCAGCATCACTGAAAAAGTTGCAAGAAGAGCCCACTGCTCCGTGCTAATTTCCCGCTGA
- a CDS encoding pseudouridine synthase: MRLSARLSEIYGISRRNAKKYITEGRVVLNGKTLRKDIELNGDENPLLEVKNTGRIIDADSFIISVKNGVIFYYKPPFIHSERHTPDDETAISDLVPETHRLISRLDFETDGIIAAVEKETEITELKKVYIAVVQGVFPEKLYMDNAIDAAKRKKVKVLDNKGLNPARFSRRMLMRDCSVVQAELKQANRHQLRAYLAHSGFPIIGDKLYGGAEFPRLMLHCEYTSVNKIEETSKRSDNFLDYFSNHI; this comes from the coding sequence ATGAGACTGTCCGCAAGATTAAGTGAGATATACGGTATTTCACGCAGAAACGCAAAGAAATATATAACCGAAGGCAGGGTTGTTCTGAACGGGAAAACTCTCCGTAAAGATATTGAATTAAACGGAGATGAAAATCCGCTTCTTGAGGTAAAAAACACCGGGCGCATTATTGATGCAGATTCTTTTATTATATCAGTAAAGAACGGCGTTATTTTCTATTATAAACCGCCTTTTATTCATAGTGAACGTCATACGCCGGATGATGAGACTGCAATAAGCGATCTTGTCCCTGAAACACACAGGCTCATATCCAGACTGGACTTTGAAACAGACGGAATCATTGCCGCCGTGGAGAAAGAAACGGAAATCACAGAACTGAAAAAGGTGTATATTGCAGTGGTTCAGGGAGTGTTTCCTGAGAAGCTTTACATGGATAATGCCATTGATGCGGCAAAGAGAAAGAAGGTTAAAGTGCTTGATAATAAAGGTCTTAATCCTGCACGTTTTTCCAGAAGAATGCTGATGCGAGACTGCTCTGTTGTTCAGGCTGAACTTAAGCAGGCTAACAGACACCAGCTAAGAGCTTATCTGGCGCATTCCGGTTTCCCGATTATTGGCGACAAGCTTTACGGAGGTGCAGAATTTCCGCGCCTGATGCTTCACTGTGAATACACATCGGTTAACAAAATTGAAGAAACTTCCAAAAGGTCAGACAATTTTCTTGATTATTTTTCAAACCATATTTAA